A genomic window from Streptomyces sp. HUAS YS2 includes:
- a CDS encoding vWA domain-containing protein, translating to MALSLRKIEETAPALVSLYKTAGDSVRRHGLDGQRVAVYLVVDYSGSMKPYYNDGSVQALADRVLGLSTHLDDDGRVPVVFFSTDIDAETDIALADHQGRIDRIVAGLGHMGKTSYHLAMDAVIDHYLDSGSTAPALVVFQTDGGPINKLAAERYLCKAAKLPLFWQFIGFGDPNSRQFEFLRKLDELDVPAKRPIDNAGFFHAGQNPSRVSDAELYDRLVAEFPSWLAAARTQGIVR from the coding sequence ATGGCCCTGAGCCTGCGCAAGATCGAGGAGACCGCCCCGGCCCTGGTCAGCCTGTACAAGACGGCCGGGGACTCGGTCCGCAGGCACGGCCTCGACGGGCAGCGGGTCGCCGTGTACCTGGTCGTCGACTACTCGGGTTCGATGAAGCCGTACTACAACGACGGCAGCGTGCAGGCCCTCGCCGACCGGGTGCTGGGCCTCTCCACGCACCTCGACGACGACGGCCGGGTGCCGGTGGTGTTCTTCTCCACCGACATCGACGCCGAGACCGACATCGCGCTCGCCGACCACCAGGGCCGGATCGACCGGATCGTCGCCGGGCTCGGCCACATGGGCAAGACGAGCTACCACCTGGCGATGGACGCGGTCATCGACCACTACCTGGACAGCGGATCCACCGCGCCCGCGCTGGTCGTCTTCCAGACGGACGGCGGCCCGATCAACAAGCTCGCCGCCGAGCGCTACCTGTGCAAGGCCGCGAAGCTGCCGCTGTTCTGGCAGTTCATCGGCTTCGGCGACCCGAACAGCCGGCAGTTCGAGTTCCTGCGCAAGCTCGACGAGCTCGACGTCCCCGCGAAGCGCCCGATCGACAACGCCGGCTTCTTCCACGCCGGCCAGAACCCGAGCCGGGTGTCGGACGCCGAGCTGTACGACCGGCTGGTCGCCGAGTTCCCGTCGTGGCTGGCGGCGGCCCGGACCCAGGGCATCGTGCGCTGA
- a CDS encoding M1 family metallopeptidase encodes MTTLRYGRALLPALAALLLLLPQTAAARDARDAREVREAAPVAATPDRPSYDVALRSDADGSHWTGRQTVSFRNAARTPLRSIDVRLWGNGTDGCGAPGAPSPVRVSKVAGGTPRPLTVGCTALRIDLPEPLPYGARARVSFDVAITVPDRVHRFGRDGAHRYLGNALPLLSVRDAQGRHLDPDVGFGESFHTLAGDFRVVLDHPSALVVPATGTTTRRPGAQGRTVSTSVARGVRDFAWAAGPFRTKSVTSPGGVRLNAYWTAATPAEGVALDLKNAVGSVDAFGKRFGRYPYGELDLVMSDNLDDFGNMEFPGLVLLWTEPEGSAVVHEIAHQWFYGIVGNDQFASPWLDESFAQYANQLYYGEDNATCWEDQGAWPSDTAALTRAMGYYADGRRSEFVRVVYMRGACALHDLERVLGGPAMARMMRGYVRDHWLGVATTADFKRAAQAATARDLGPFWTEHRIR; translated from the coding sequence ATGACCACTCTCAGGTACGGACGGGCGCTGCTGCCCGCCCTCGCGGCGCTCCTGCTGCTCCTCCCGCAGACGGCCGCGGCACGGGACGCGCGGGACGCCCGGGAGGTGCGGGAGGCGGCACCGGTCGCGGCGACACCGGACCGGCCCTCGTACGACGTGGCGCTGCGCTCCGACGCCGACGGCTCGCACTGGACCGGCCGGCAGACCGTGTCGTTCCGCAACGCCGCCCGTACGCCGCTGCGTTCGATCGACGTCCGGCTGTGGGGCAACGGCACCGACGGCTGCGGCGCCCCGGGTGCGCCGTCCCCGGTGCGCGTGAGCAAGGTCGCCGGCGGCACCCCGCGGCCCCTCACCGTCGGCTGCACCGCGCTGCGGATCGACCTGCCCGAGCCGCTGCCGTACGGGGCGCGGGCGAGGGTCTCCTTCGACGTCGCGATCACCGTCCCGGACCGCGTGCACCGCTTCGGCCGGGACGGCGCGCACCGCTACCTCGGCAACGCGCTGCCGCTGCTGTCCGTGCGCGACGCACAGGGCAGGCACCTCGACCCGGACGTCGGCTTCGGCGAGAGCTTCCACACCCTGGCCGGTGACTTCCGGGTCGTGCTCGACCACCCGAGCGCTCTGGTGGTCCCCGCGACGGGGACCACGACCCGGCGTCCGGGCGCGCAGGGCCGCACGGTGAGCACGAGTGTCGCGCGCGGGGTGAGGGACTTCGCCTGGGCGGCTGGCCCGTTCCGTACGAAGTCGGTGACCTCGCCCGGCGGCGTACGACTCAACGCGTACTGGACCGCCGCCACCCCCGCCGAGGGCGTCGCGCTCGACCTGAAGAACGCCGTCGGCTCGGTCGACGCGTTCGGGAAGCGGTTCGGCCGCTATCCGTACGGCGAGCTCGACCTCGTCATGAGCGACAACCTCGACGACTTCGGCAACATGGAGTTCCCCGGCCTCGTCCTGCTGTGGACCGAACCCGAGGGTTCCGCGGTCGTGCACGAGATCGCCCACCAGTGGTTCTACGGCATCGTCGGCAACGACCAGTTCGCGTCGCCCTGGCTGGACGAGTCCTTCGCCCAGTACGCCAACCAGCTGTACTACGGGGAGGACAACGCGACCTGCTGGGAGGACCAGGGCGCGTGGCCCAGCGACACGGCCGCGCTCACCCGGGCCATGGGCTACTACGCGGACGGCCGGCGCTCGGAGTTCGTCAGGGTCGTCTACATGCGCGGCGCGTGCGCCCTGCACGACCTGGAACGCGTCCTGGGCGGCCCGGCGATGGCACGCATGATGCGCGGCTACGTGCGCGACCACTGGCTGGGTGTCGCCACGACCGCTGACTTCAAGCGCGCGGCCCAGGCGGCGACGGCGCGGGACCTCGGCCCGTTCTGGACGGAGCACCGGATCCGCTGA
- a CDS encoding VOC family protein, producing MASLVRHVTFDCSDAYAQAVFWAEVVGGRVSDEDAPGDPEALVEYEGTGILFVTVPEGKSVKNRVHFDLQPQDRTRDEEVERLLKLGATLVGDHRREDGTGWATLADPEGNEFCVERSAGERSE from the coding sequence ATGGCATCTCTCGTGAGGCACGTGACCTTCGACTGCTCCGACGCGTACGCGCAGGCCGTCTTCTGGGCGGAGGTGGTGGGCGGCAGGGTCTCCGACGAGGACGCCCCCGGAGACCCCGAGGCGCTGGTGGAGTACGAGGGCACCGGCATCCTGTTCGTGACCGTGCCCGAGGGCAAGAGCGTCAAGAACCGCGTCCACTTCGACCTCCAGCCGCAGGACCGCACCCGTGACGAGGAGGTCGAGCGGCTCCTGAAGCTCGGCGCGACGCTGGTCGGCGACCATCGCCGTGAGGACGGCACGGGCTGGGCGACCCTCGCGGACCCGGAGGGCAACGAGTTCTGCGTGGAGCGCAGCGCGGGCGAGCGGTCAGAGTAA
- a CDS encoding pyridoxamine 5'-phosphate oxidase family protein, with translation MTTTWADFQQAEPDLAATVRERFGKYTHHVLATLRKDGSPRLTGLEAKFPLDELVLTMMPDSRKAQDLLRDPRFSLLANPGEGAEMGGGDVRVSGRAIEATDQETLDRFAKAIGAPLPFHLFRLDLTEVVRTTVENDELVVRTWHPGRPVRTIRRT, from the coding sequence ATGACCACCACCTGGGCAGACTTCCAGCAGGCCGAGCCGGACCTCGCCGCGACCGTGCGCGAGCGTTTCGGGAAGTACACGCACCACGTCCTCGCGACCCTCCGCAAGGACGGCTCGCCCCGGCTGACCGGCCTGGAGGCGAAGTTCCCGCTCGACGAGCTCGTCCTCACGATGATGCCCGACTCCCGCAAGGCGCAGGACCTGCTGCGCGACCCGCGCTTCTCGCTGCTCGCCAACCCGGGCGAGGGCGCGGAGATGGGCGGCGGCGACGTCCGGGTCTCCGGCCGGGCGATCGAGGCCACCGACCAGGAGACCCTGGACCGCTTCGCGAAGGCGATCGGCGCGCCGCTCCCGTTCCACCTGTTCCGCCTCGACCTGACGGAGGTGGTCCGCACGACCGTCGAGAACGACGAACTCGTCGTCCGAACCTGGCACCCGGGCCGCCCCGTCCGCACGATCCGCCGCACCTGA
- a CDS encoding acyl-CoA dehydrogenase family protein, whose protein sequence is MGFLLTDEQRDFGRSLDAMLTAADTPAAIRARAGGDAGPARALWARLAEAGVFALAVPEEYEGMGPLPVETAVAFEELGRHAAPGPFAETVASAALLSALAEAGTDAPAKRLLPALAAGETVATLCAGPGPYAADADLADVVLVVDGDRLLLAPGHGAVRESADPARRLARPEEGGELLAAGPAVVAAAERARRWAALATAAQCLGLGRALLDRTVAYTKQRTQFGVPVGSFQAVRHRLADVLIGLEFARPLLHGAALTMTDADVAAAKVTAGEAAYAAARAALQLHGAIGYTEELDLSLWLRKARPLRDTWGTPAECRAIVLAAAPLRRHDDPHDGPLPKGVWGVTVPARSAP, encoded by the coding sequence ATGGGATTCCTGCTCACCGACGAACAGCGGGACTTCGGCCGCTCGCTGGACGCGATGCTCACCGCCGCGGACACCCCGGCGGCGATCCGCGCGCGGGCCGGCGGCGACGCCGGGCCGGCCCGGGCGCTGTGGGCGCGGCTCGCGGAGGCGGGCGTGTTCGCGCTCGCGGTCCCGGAGGAGTACGAGGGCATGGGCCCGCTCCCGGTGGAGACGGCCGTCGCCTTCGAGGAGCTGGGGCGCCACGCGGCCCCGGGCCCGTTCGCGGAGACGGTCGCGTCGGCCGCGCTGCTGTCCGCGCTGGCGGAGGCGGGCACGGATGCCCCGGCGAAACGCCTGCTCCCGGCCCTGGCGGCGGGCGAGACGGTCGCCACGCTGTGTGCGGGTCCCGGGCCGTACGCCGCCGACGCCGATCTCGCCGACGTGGTCCTCGTCGTCGACGGGGACCGGCTCCTGCTCGCGCCCGGCCACGGGGCGGTACGGGAGTCCGCCGATCCGGCTCGGCGGCTCGCGCGACCCGAGGAGGGCGGCGAGCTGCTCGCGGCCGGGCCCGCCGTGGTGGCGGCCGCGGAACGGGCCCGCCGGTGGGCGGCGCTGGCCACGGCCGCGCAGTGCCTGGGGCTCGGGCGGGCACTGCTGGACCGGACGGTCGCGTACACGAAGCAGCGCACCCAGTTCGGCGTGCCGGTGGGGTCCTTTCAGGCGGTCCGGCACCGGCTCGCGGACGTGCTGATCGGCCTCGAGTTCGCCCGGCCGCTGCTGCACGGCGCGGCGCTCACGATGACCGACGCGGACGTGGCGGCGGCCAAGGTGACGGCCGGCGAGGCCGCGTACGCCGCCGCCCGCGCCGCGCTCCAACTGCACGGCGCGATCGGCTACACCGAGGAGCTCGACCTCTCCCTCTGGCTCCGCAAGGCCCGCCCCCTCCGCGACACCTGGGGCACCCCGGCGGAGTGCCGCGCGATCGTCCTGGCGGCCGCGCCGCTTCGGAGGCATGATGACCCGCATGACGGTCCACTGCCGAAAGGCGTATGGGGCGTAACCGTCCCGGCGCGCTCCGCGCCCTGA
- a CDS encoding acyl-CoA dehydrogenase family protein, with protein MDLHESASIRDFRAEAREWLRAHVPAEPLPSLETGEGFAAHRKWEAELAAARWSVVSWPEEYGGRGVDIFHWLAFEEEYWAAGAPGRVSQNGINLLAPTLFDHATEEQRARVLPSMATGEVVWAQAWSEPEAGSDLASLKSRAVRTDGGWLLSGQKTWSSRAAFADRAFGIFRTDPEAPKPHQGLTYLMFDLRAPGVTVRPIGRLDGKPAFAELFLDRVFVPDADVIGEPGQGWRIAMSTTGNERGLMLRSPGRFLAAADRLVRLWHEQGDPGDTALRDRVADAVIGARAYELFTAAGAARFAGGATIGAESSLNKVFWSEFDIALHETALDLLGPDGELADGEWAEGHVFSLAGPIYAGTNEIQRDIIAERLLGLPKGRR; from the coding sequence ATGGACCTTCACGAGAGCGCGTCGATACGAGACTTCCGGGCCGAGGCCCGGGAGTGGCTGCGGGCGCACGTACCCGCCGAGCCGCTGCCGTCCCTGGAGACCGGCGAGGGCTTCGCCGCGCACCGGAAGTGGGAGGCCGAACTGGCCGCCGCCCGCTGGTCGGTGGTCTCCTGGCCGGAGGAGTACGGCGGCCGGGGCGTCGACATCTTCCACTGGCTGGCCTTCGAGGAGGAGTACTGGGCGGCGGGCGCGCCCGGACGGGTCTCGCAGAACGGCATCAACCTGCTCGCCCCCACCCTGTTCGACCATGCCACCGAGGAACAGCGGGCCCGGGTCCTGCCGTCCATGGCGACCGGCGAGGTGGTCTGGGCGCAGGCCTGGTCGGAGCCGGAGGCCGGCTCGGACCTCGCGTCGCTGAAGTCCAGGGCGGTACGGACGGACGGCGGCTGGCTGCTGTCCGGGCAGAAGACCTGGTCCTCGCGGGCCGCCTTCGCGGACCGCGCGTTCGGCATCTTCCGCACCGACCCGGAGGCCCCGAAGCCCCACCAGGGCCTGACGTACCTGATGTTCGACCTGCGGGCGCCCGGCGTGACGGTCCGGCCGATCGGCCGGCTGGACGGCAAGCCTGCGTTCGCCGAGCTCTTCCTCGACCGGGTCTTCGTGCCCGACGCGGACGTGATCGGCGAGCCGGGGCAGGGCTGGCGGATCGCGATGTCGACGACCGGCAACGAGCGCGGGCTGATGCTCCGCTCCCCCGGTCGCTTCCTGGCCGCCGCCGACCGTCTCGTACGGCTCTGGCACGAGCAGGGCGATCCCGGGGACACCGCGCTGCGGGACCGGGTCGCGGACGCGGTGATCGGCGCGCGGGCGTACGAGTTGTTCACGGCGGCGGGCGCGGCGCGGTTCGCCGGGGGCGCGACCATCGGCGCGGAGTCCAGCCTGAACAAGGTGTTCTGGTCCGAGTTCGACATCGCCCTGCACGAGACGGCGCTCGACCTGCTCGGCCCGGACGGCGAACTCGCCGACGGGGAATGGGCGGAGGGCCATGTCTTCTCCCTCGCCGGCCCGATCTACGCCGGTACGAACGAGATCCAGCGCGACATCATCGCCGAGCGCCTGCTCGGCCTCCCGAAGGGCCGCCGCTGA
- a CDS encoding enoyl-CoA hydratase produces MTQAPVDPTAPDAPEAQAPPVRYERRGPVAYVTMNRPRYRNAQNSAMTYALDEAFYRAADDPEVKVVVLAGAGDHFSAGHDIGTPERDAHLPFERRAGLWWDHSDKRGAEARFARESEVYLGMCRRWRELPKPVIAAVQGACVAGGLMLAWVCDLIVASEDAFFADPVVRMGIPGVEYFAHPWAMPPRIAKEFLYTGDRMPARRAYELGMVNRVVPRDELAASVDELALRIAEMPRMGLALTKRAVNQAEDLQGLHAGMDSVFGLHHLAHAHNAETAADSLGGMDVAAMKRKATV; encoded by the coding sequence ATGACCCAGGCTCCCGTCGACCCCACCGCGCCCGACGCCCCCGAGGCGCAGGCACCGCCCGTCCGGTACGAACGCCGAGGCCCCGTCGCGTACGTCACCATGAACCGGCCCCGCTACCGCAACGCCCAGAACTCCGCGATGACCTACGCCCTGGACGAGGCCTTCTACCGGGCGGCCGACGACCCCGAGGTGAAGGTCGTGGTTCTGGCCGGCGCCGGGGACCACTTCTCCGCGGGACACGACATCGGCACCCCCGAGCGCGACGCGCACCTGCCCTTCGAACGGCGCGCCGGGCTCTGGTGGGACCACTCCGACAAGCGGGGCGCGGAGGCGCGCTTCGCCCGCGAGTCGGAGGTGTACCTGGGCATGTGCCGGCGCTGGCGAGAGCTGCCGAAGCCCGTGATCGCCGCGGTCCAGGGCGCGTGCGTGGCGGGCGGGCTGATGCTCGCCTGGGTCTGCGACCTGATCGTGGCGAGCGAGGACGCGTTTTTCGCGGACCCGGTGGTGCGGATGGGCATCCCGGGCGTGGAGTACTTCGCGCACCCGTGGGCGATGCCGCCGCGGATCGCGAAGGAGTTCCTCTACACCGGGGACCGGATGCCGGCCCGGCGGGCCTACGAGCTCGGCATGGTGAACCGGGTCGTCCCGCGCGACGAACTGGCCGCTTCGGTGGACGAGTTGGCGCTGCGGATCGCCGAGATGCCGCGGATGGGCCTGGCGCTCACCAAGCGCGCGGTCAACCAGGCCGAGGACCTCCAGGGGCTGCACGCCGGCATGGACTCGGTCTTCGGCCTGCACCACCTGGCCCACGCGCACAACGCCGAGACGGCGGCGGACTCGCTGGGCGGCATGGACGTGGCCGCGATGAAGCGGAAGGCGACAGTCTGA
- a CDS encoding acyl-CoA dehydrogenase family protein, which produces MSTVEEFRTEVRDWLRAHLTGEFAALKGRGGPGREHEAFAERLAWERHMAAHGWTCVGWPEQYGGRGASIEQQIAFHEEYALADAPARVNHIGEQLLGPTLIEHGTEEQKARFLPPIRAVEELWCQGYSEPDAGSDLANVRTRAVREGDEWVVTGQKIWTSLAHESQWCFVVARTEAPGARRHSGLSYLLVPLDRPGVEIRPIVQLTGTREFNEVFFDGARTPASHVVGAPGDGWRIAMATLGYERGVSTLGQQVGFRREWEGLAELARRNGTLADPLIRDRLVQAWIGLETLRATALRGDVDASTAKLAWSHWHRDLGELAMDVCGAASTLAAGAPYELDDWQRLFLFSRADTVYAGSSEIQRNIIAERVLGLPKEARA; this is translated from the coding sequence ATGAGCACCGTCGAGGAGTTCCGCACCGAGGTCCGCGACTGGCTACGGGCCCACCTCACCGGCGAGTTCGCCGCCCTGAAGGGACGCGGCGGGCCCGGCCGGGAACACGAGGCGTTCGCCGAACGCCTCGCCTGGGAACGCCACATGGCCGCCCACGGCTGGACCTGCGTCGGCTGGCCCGAGCAGTACGGCGGGCGCGGCGCGAGCATCGAGCAGCAGATCGCGTTCCACGAGGAGTACGCGCTCGCCGACGCCCCCGCCCGCGTCAACCACATCGGCGAGCAGCTGCTCGGCCCGACCCTGATCGAGCACGGCACCGAGGAGCAGAAGGCCCGCTTCCTGCCCCCGATCCGGGCCGTCGAGGAACTCTGGTGCCAGGGCTACAGCGAGCCCGACGCCGGCTCCGACCTGGCGAACGTCCGCACCCGGGCGGTGCGGGAGGGCGACGAGTGGGTCGTCACCGGACAGAAGATCTGGACCTCGCTCGCCCACGAGTCCCAGTGGTGCTTCGTCGTCGCCCGCACGGAGGCGCCGGGTGCGCGGCGGCACAGCGGGCTCTCGTACCTGCTCGTCCCGCTCGACCGGCCCGGCGTCGAGATCCGGCCCATCGTGCAGCTCACCGGGACCAGAGAGTTCAACGAGGTCTTCTTCGACGGCGCCCGCACCCCCGCCTCCCACGTCGTCGGCGCGCCCGGCGACGGCTGGCGGATCGCCATGGCCACCCTCGGCTACGAGCGCGGCGTCTCCACGCTCGGCCAGCAGGTCGGCTTCCGACGCGAATGGGAGGGCCTGGCGGAACTGGCCCGGCGCAACGGCACTCTCGCCGACCCGTTGATCCGTGACCGGCTGGTCCAGGCGTGGATCGGCCTGGAGACCCTGCGGGCCACCGCGCTGCGCGGCGACGTGGACGCCTCCACCGCCAAGCTCGCCTGGTCCCACTGGCACCGCGACCTCGGCGAACTCGCCATGGACGTGTGCGGGGCCGCGTCGACCCTCGCCGCCGGAGCACCGTACGAACTCGACGACTGGCAGCGGCTGTTCCTCTTCTCCCGCGCCGACACCGTCTACGCCGGATCCAGCGAGATCCAGCGGAACATCATCGCCGAGCGGGTGCTCGGCCTGCCGAAGGAGGCGCGCGCATGA
- a CDS encoding SDR family oxidoreductase, with protein sequence MTAVPPYVPGHALLDGRTAVITAAAGAGIGGATARRFLEEGARVLVSDAHARRLKETEEALAEEFGAERISSLPCDVTDEEQVAALFAEAVRLHGRLDVVVNNAGLGGTAALVDMTDEQWTRVLDVTLNGTFRCTRAALRHFKEVGGGGVVVNNASVVGWRAQAGQAHYAAAKAGVMALTRCAAVEAAEYGVRVNAVSPSLAMHPHLVKVTSAELLAELTEREAFGRYAEPWEIANVIVFLASGYSSYMTGETVSVSSQRA encoded by the coding sequence ATGACCGCAGTCCCGCCGTACGTCCCGGGCCACGCCCTGCTGGACGGCCGTACCGCCGTCATCACGGCTGCCGCGGGCGCCGGCATCGGCGGGGCCACCGCCCGCAGGTTCCTGGAGGAGGGTGCGCGGGTCCTCGTCAGCGACGCCCACGCCCGCCGCCTGAAAGAGACGGAAGAGGCGCTGGCGGAGGAGTTCGGTGCGGAGCGCATCTCGTCCCTCCCCTGCGACGTCACCGACGAGGAGCAGGTGGCGGCGCTGTTCGCGGAGGCGGTACGGCTGCACGGCCGGCTCGACGTCGTCGTCAACAACGCCGGCCTCGGCGGCACCGCGGCCCTCGTCGACATGACCGACGAGCAGTGGACCCGGGTCCTCGACGTCACCCTGAACGGCACCTTCCGCTGTACCAGGGCGGCGCTGAGGCACTTCAAGGAGGTTGGCGGCGGCGGGGTCGTGGTCAACAACGCCTCCGTCGTCGGCTGGCGCGCCCAGGCCGGCCAGGCCCACTACGCCGCCGCCAAGGCGGGCGTGATGGCGCTGACCCGGTGCGCGGCGGTGGAGGCGGCGGAGTACGGCGTCCGCGTCAACGCGGTCTCGCCCAGCCTCGCCATGCACCCCCACCTGGTGAAGGTCACCTCGGCCGAGCTGCTCGCCGAACTCACCGAACGGGAGGCGTTCGGCCGGTACGCCGAGCCCTGGGAGATCGCCAACGTGATCGTCTTCCTGGCCAGTGGCTACTCGTCCTACATGACCGGCGAGACCGTCTCGGTCAGCAGCCAGCGGGCGTAG
- a CDS encoding TetR/AcrR family transcriptional regulator — MPDKNAPNKKKTQVTATPERRRELLDTAAEVFAAQGYNATTVRKIADAAGMLAGSLYYHFDSKESMLDEILSTFLNELWEGYDGVLAAGLGPRETIEALVTESFREIDRHRAAVAIYQKESRHLSAQPRFHYLADSQQKFEKAWLGTLERGVAAQVFRADLDIRLTYRFVRDTVWVAASWYRPGGQHSPEEIARQYLSMVLDGIAVRT; from the coding sequence GTGCCTGACAAGAACGCGCCGAACAAGAAGAAGACCCAGGTGACCGCCACTCCCGAGCGGCGCCGTGAACTCCTGGACACGGCAGCCGAGGTGTTCGCCGCCCAGGGGTACAACGCCACCACCGTCCGCAAGATCGCCGACGCGGCCGGCATGCTCGCCGGCAGCCTCTACTACCACTTCGATTCCAAGGAATCGATGCTCGACGAGATCCTCTCCACCTTCCTGAACGAGCTGTGGGAGGGGTACGACGGCGTGCTCGCCGCCGGCCTCGGCCCCAGGGAGACCATCGAGGCCCTCGTCACCGAGTCCTTCCGGGAGATCGACCGGCACCGCGCCGCCGTCGCCATCTACCAGAAGGAGTCCCGGCACCTGAGCGCCCAGCCCCGCTTCCACTACCTCGCCGACTCGCAGCAGAAGTTCGAGAAGGCGTGGCTCGGGACGCTGGAGCGCGGGGTCGCCGCGCAGGTCTTCCGGGCGGACCTGGACATCCGGCTCACCTACCGCTTCGTGCGCGACACGGTGTGGGTGGCGGCGTCCTGGTACCGGCCGGGCGGGCAGCACAGCCCGGAGGAGATCGCCCGTCAGTACCTGTCGATGGTGCTCGACGGCATCGCCGTACGCACATAA
- a CDS encoding acetyl-CoA C-acetyltransferase: MAEAYIVDAVRTPVGRRRGGLSGVHPADLGAHVLKALVERSGIDPAAVEDVVFGCLDTVGPQAGDIARTAWLAAGLPEEVPGVTVDRQCGSSQQAVHFAAQGVLSGTQDLVVAGGTQNMSMIPIAFASRQAAEPLGFTEGPYAGSEGWRARYGDAPVNQFHGAELIAKKWGITRRDQENFALRSHQRAIRALDEGRFTRETVAYGDVTADEGPRRDTTLEKMAGLAPVVEGGTITAACSSQVSDGAAAMLLASERAVREHGLTPRARVHHLSVRGEDPIRMLSAPIPATAYALKKTGMTIDDIDLVEINEAFAPVVLAWLKETGADPERVNVNGGAIALGHPLGATGVRLMTTLLNELERTGGRFGLQTMCEGGGQANVTIIERL; the protein is encoded by the coding sequence ATGGCCGAGGCCTACATAGTCGATGCGGTGCGGACCCCGGTGGGCCGGCGCAGGGGAGGCCTCTCGGGCGTCCACCCGGCCGACCTGGGCGCGCACGTGCTGAAGGCGCTCGTCGAGCGGAGCGGGATCGACCCGGCGGCCGTCGAGGACGTCGTCTTCGGCTGCCTCGACACCGTCGGGCCGCAGGCCGGCGACATCGCCCGCACGGCGTGGCTGGCCGCCGGACTGCCCGAGGAGGTGCCCGGCGTCACCGTCGACCGGCAGTGCGGGTCCTCGCAGCAGGCCGTGCACTTCGCCGCGCAGGGGGTGCTCTCCGGCACCCAGGACCTGGTGGTCGCCGGCGGCACCCAGAACATGTCGATGATCCCGATCGCCTTCGCGTCCCGGCAGGCGGCGGAGCCGCTCGGCTTCACCGAGGGGCCGTACGCGGGCAGCGAGGGCTGGCGGGCCCGGTACGGGGACGCGCCGGTCAACCAGTTCCACGGAGCCGAGCTGATCGCGAAGAAGTGGGGGATCACCCGCCGCGACCAGGAGAACTTCGCCCTCCGCTCGCACCAGCGGGCGATCCGCGCGCTCGACGAGGGCCGCTTCACGCGGGAGACCGTCGCGTACGGGGACGTCACCGCGGACGAGGGCCCGCGCCGTGACACGACCCTGGAGAAGATGGCGGGTCTCGCCCCGGTGGTGGAGGGCGGCACGATCACGGCGGCCTGCTCCTCGCAGGTCTCGGACGGCGCGGCGGCGATGCTGCTGGCGAGCGAGCGCGCGGTCCGTGAACACGGCCTGACGCCCAGGGCCCGTGTCCACCACCTGTCGGTGCGCGGCGAGGACCCCATCCGCATGCTGTCCGCCCCGATCCCGGCGACCGCGTACGCGCTGAAGAAGACCGGCATGACCATCGACGACATCGACCTCGTCGAGATCAACGAGGCCTTCGCCCCGGTCGTCCTCGCCTGGCTGAAGGAGACCGGCGCGGACCCGGAGCGCGTCAACGTCAACGGCGGCGCGATCGCCCTGGGCCACCCGCTGGGCGCGACCGGGGTGCGGCTGATGACGACCCTGCTGAACGAACTGGAGCGCACCGGAGGCCGCTTCGGCCTCCAGACGATGTGCGAGGGCGGGGGCCAGGCGAACGTGACGATCATCGAGCGGCTGTAG